One region of Peromyscus eremicus chromosome 4, PerEre_H2_v1, whole genome shotgun sequence genomic DNA includes:
- the Miga2 gene encoding mitoguardin 2 isoform X1 — MAFRRTEGMSMIQALAMTVAEIPVFLYTTFGQSAFSQLRLTPGLRKVLFATALGTVALALAAHQLKRRRRKKKQVGPEMGGEQLGTVPLPILMARKVPSVKKGYSSRRVQSPSSKSNDTLSGISSIEPSKHSGSSHSLASMVVVNSSSPTAACSGSWETRGMEESVPTTDGSAESLYVQGMELFEEALQKWEQALSVGQRGDGGSTPTPGDSFQNPDTSSEAPSEPESQRREFAEKLESLLHRAYHLQEEFGSTFPSDSMLLDLERTLMLPLTEGSLRLRADDEDSLTSEDSFFSATELFESLQIGDYPLPLSRPAAAYEEALQLVKEGKVPCRTLRTELLGCYNDQDFLAKLHCVRQAFEGLLEERNNQIFFGEVGRQMVTGLMTRAEKSPKGFLESYEEMLSYALRPETWATTRLELEGRGVACMSFFDIVLDFILMDAFEDLESPPSSVLAVLRNRWLSDSFKETALATACWSVLKAKRRLLMVPDGFISHFYSVSEHVSPVLAFGFLGPKPQLAEVCAFFKHQIVQYLRDMFDLDNVRYTSVPALAEDILQLSRRRSEILLGYLGAPVTGSTGLNGPLPRENGPLEELQ, encoded by the exons ATGGCGTTCCGTCGGACTGAGGGTATGTCCATGATCCAGGCTCTAGCCATGACGGTGGCTGAGATACCCGTGTTCCTGTACACGACATTTGGTCAG TCTGCATTCTCCCAACTGCGGTTGACACCAGGTCTGAGGAAGGTTCTTTTTGCCACAGCCCTTGGGACTGTGGCCTTGGCCCTGGCTGCCCACCAGCTGAAGAGGCGTCGGCGGAAGAAAAAGCAGGTGGGCCCTGAGATGGGAGGTGAGCAGCTGGGCACAGTACCCCTGCCCATCCTCATGGCCCGCAAGGTCCCTTCAGTGAAGAAAG GCTACTCCAGCCGGAGGGTTCAGAGCCCCAGTAGCAAGAGCAACGACACTCTGAGCGGCATCTCCTCCATCGAGCCCAGCAAGCACTCAGGCTCCTCCCACAGCCTGGCCTCG atggtagTGGTCAATTCATCCAGCCCCACAGCTGCGTGCTCAGGTTCGTGGGAAACCAGAGGGATGGAGGAGTCTGTGCCTACCACTGATGGCAGTGCCGAGAGCCTCTACGTACAAG GCATGGAGCTGTTTGAGGAAGCCTTGCAGAAATGGGAGCAGGCACTGAGTGTGGGCCAGAGGGGGGATGGAGGCAGCACCCCCACACCGGGGGACAGCTTCCAGAACCCAGACACCTCGTCAGAGGCACCGTCAGAG CCAGAGTCGCAACGGAGGGAGTTTGCCGAGAAGCTGGAGTCCCTGCTGCACCGGGCCTACCACCTGCAGGAAGAATTCGGCTCCACCTTCCCCTCCGACAGCATGCTGCTGGACCTTG AGAGGACCCTCATGCTGCCCCTGACTGAGGGCTCACTGCGTCTGCGGGCCGATGACGAGGACAGCCTGACCTCGGAAGACTCCTTTTTCTCAGCCACTGAG CTCTTTGAGTCCCTGCAGATCGGAGATTACCCGCTccctctctccaggcctgctGCTGCCTACGAGGAGGCTCTGCAGCTGGTGAAGGAGGGGAAAGTGCCCTGCCGAACACTCAG GACAGAGCTGCTGGGCTGCTACAATGACCAGGACTTCCTGGCCAAGCTGCATTGTGTACGGCAGGCCTTTGAG GGTCTTCTAGAAGAGAGGAACAACCAGATCTTCTTCGGGGAGGTCGGCCGGCAGATGGTGACAGGCCTGATGACCAGGGCTGAGAAG AGTCCCAAAGGCTTCCTGGAGAGCTATGAGGAGATGCTGAGCTACGCCCTGCGGCCTGAGACCTGGGCCACCACCCGGCTGGAGCTGGAGGGCCGAGGG GTGGCATGTATGAGCTTCTTCGACATCGTGCTGGACTTCATCCTCATGGACGCCTTCGAGGACCTGGAGAGCCCCCCATCTTCGGTGCTGGCTGTCCTGCGGAACCGCTGGCTCTCTGACAGCTTCAAGGAGACG GCTCTAGCCACTGCGTGCTGGTCTGTCCTGAAAGCCAAGAGGAGGCTCCTGATG GTGCCGGATGGCTTCATCTCCCATTTCTACTCCGTATCGGAGCATGTCAGTCCTGTGCTGGCCTTTGGCTTCCTGGGACCCAAGCCCCAGCTCGCAGAAGTCTGTGCTTTCTTCAAG CACCAGATTGTGCAGTACCTGAGGGACATGTTCGACCTGGACAACGTGCGATATACGTCAGTACCAGCCCTAGCAGAAGACATCCTACAGCTGTCCCGGCGCCGCAGCGAGATCCTGCTGGGCTACCTGGGGGCACCAGTGACCGGTAGCACTGGGCTGAATGGGCCACTGCCTCGAGAGAACGGGCCCCTGGAAGAGCTGCAGTAA
- the Miga2 gene encoding mitoguardin 2 isoform X2: protein MGAGTECGPEGGWRQHPHTGGQLPEPRHLVRGTVRESQRREFAEKLESLLHRAYHLQEEFGSTFPSDSMLLDLERTLMLPLTEGSLRLRADDEDSLTSEDSFFSATELFESLQIGDYPLPLSRPAAAYEEALQLVKEGKVPCRTLRTELLGCYNDQDFLAKLHCVRQAFEGLLEERNNQIFFGEVGRQMVTGLMTRAEKSPKGFLESYEEMLSYALRPETWATTRLELEGRGVACMSFFDIVLDFILMDAFEDLESPPSSVLAVLRNRWLSDSFKETALATACWSVLKAKRRLLMVPDGFISHFYSVSEHVSPVLAFGFLGPKPQLAEVCAFFKHQIVQYLRDMFDLDNVRYTSVPALAEDILQLSRRRSEILLGYLGAPVTGSTGLNGPLPRENGPLEELQ from the exons ATGGGAGCAGGCACTGAGTGTGGGCCAGAGGGGGGATGGAGGCAGCACCCCCACACCGGGGGACAGCTTCCAGAACCCAGACACCTCGTCAGAGGCACCGTCAGAG AGTCGCAACGGAGGGAGTTTGCCGAGAAGCTGGAGTCCCTGCTGCACCGGGCCTACCACCTGCAGGAAGAATTCGGCTCCACCTTCCCCTCCGACAGCATGCTGCTGGACCTTG AGAGGACCCTCATGCTGCCCCTGACTGAGGGCTCACTGCGTCTGCGGGCCGATGACGAGGACAGCCTGACCTCGGAAGACTCCTTTTTCTCAGCCACTGAG CTCTTTGAGTCCCTGCAGATCGGAGATTACCCGCTccctctctccaggcctgctGCTGCCTACGAGGAGGCTCTGCAGCTGGTGAAGGAGGGGAAAGTGCCCTGCCGAACACTCAG GACAGAGCTGCTGGGCTGCTACAATGACCAGGACTTCCTGGCCAAGCTGCATTGTGTACGGCAGGCCTTTGAG GGTCTTCTAGAAGAGAGGAACAACCAGATCTTCTTCGGGGAGGTCGGCCGGCAGATGGTGACAGGCCTGATGACCAGGGCTGAGAAG AGTCCCAAAGGCTTCCTGGAGAGCTATGAGGAGATGCTGAGCTACGCCCTGCGGCCTGAGACCTGGGCCACCACCCGGCTGGAGCTGGAGGGCCGAGGG GTGGCATGTATGAGCTTCTTCGACATCGTGCTGGACTTCATCCTCATGGACGCCTTCGAGGACCTGGAGAGCCCCCCATCTTCGGTGCTGGCTGTCCTGCGGAACCGCTGGCTCTCTGACAGCTTCAAGGAGACG GCTCTAGCCACTGCGTGCTGGTCTGTCCTGAAAGCCAAGAGGAGGCTCCTGATG GTGCCGGATGGCTTCATCTCCCATTTCTACTCCGTATCGGAGCATGTCAGTCCTGTGCTGGCCTTTGGCTTCCTGGGACCCAAGCCCCAGCTCGCAGAAGTCTGTGCTTTCTTCAAG CACCAGATTGTGCAGTACCTGAGGGACATGTTCGACCTGGACAACGTGCGATATACGTCAGTACCAGCCCTAGCAGAAGACATCCTACAGCTGTCCCGGCGCCGCAGCGAGATCCTGCTGGGCTACCTGGGGGCACCAGTGACCGGTAGCACTGGGCTGAATGGGCCACTGCCTCGAGAGAACGGGCCCCTGGAAGAGCTGCAGTAA